Within Aspergillus oryzae RIB40 DNA, chromosome 2, the genomic segment CGCAAGTATCTCGTCGGCAAACTCACTTCCCGTTACAGATTTACGGCGGTCCTTACCCTTCAAGCGCTTCAAGCGTTCGGCCAGAGTCTCCCCTTCATCGCCACTATCACCCCCGGCGGGTTCCTGTGCGTTCTGCGCGTACATGGTAGTCGGACGGTGGTCAGGGGTGCGTGGCGGAGGCGGTGGTTCACCCCGCAATCTCGCGCGACGCCTGCTCAACGGCTCGCTCTCTTCTAACTCGCGTCTCTCCATAAGACCCAAGGGCCTGTTATCATCAGCTGCAGTAGCCTTCTCGGGGAAGAGCATTCCGAGGggcacatcatcatcgccatcatcttctggctTGTTGACATCGGGACCTTCCCAGGCAAGGGTAACAGGCCGATGTTTTCTATGTTCACTCTGCTTCTGGGCAACAGCCTCTAGCTGAAGGAGCGTTGAATGCATTCCTGCAGAGTTGGCTGCAGTCCGCGATCGCTGCCGCAGCTCGTGTTTTCTCATTTCAAGTTCCGCTAATAAGGTAGAAGGTGGCCCTGTAAATGGAACCTCCTGTTCGTtggtttcttccccttcgTCTTTCTGGGGatcatgttcaacatcatctctaTCATGGGCGCCTTCACGTAATGAGGTACCCTCATGCATGTCTGCTGCATCGGCTTCTGTTTGGTGGTACAAGGGATGTGACGCGATTGAACTTGCTCTGGCATCCGAGTCAGAGGAGGGATGGTCGACTCTGAGGGTACTCCTTGACatgtgtttcttcttctgcgccGCCAAGTCCTTAGATGATGCCTTGTGTTTGGCGTACACTTCTGAACCGACAGGACCAGCGTACGGATGGTCCGTGAAGGCAGTGACTGGCGCATTTGTTGAGGCATCGAGAATGCTGTCAAGTGTCGCAACTGCGGAAGCCTCTTTGACCTCTACGTCAAGTGGTGTGGCGGGCtgttcaaagaaaacactaGCACGAAGCTGCGGAGGCAAATTCGCTGGCTGCTTCTCACGCTTGGGATCGGTTGCATCGCCTAGAGCCCGACCAGACAGCCAAGGAGCCGATTTTCTGTTTTCGGCAGTGACCGAACCAAGCAACTGCGTCCGACGCTTTTCTCGTTCAGGGTTAGGCTTCTGTGATAGCCGCGGTGGTAAATTAAGCATCATAGGCACCGGAGCGGGATAATAGACCATATCCTCCCCCGTCCGCGGCTCCTTGTATGTCTCCGGTCTGCTCGCCAAGGGCGGCCTTGTCAAAGGTACTTGTCGCCCAAGCTCTTGGCCTTTATCGTGGGGAACATAATGCACGCCATCAAAGTCGGTGAACAGAACCCTGGCCTGTTGAAAGGTGTCTCCTGACGCAGCCGAGGATGGTCGTTGGATTTCACCCGGGATATGACTATACTGGTCATGGTAGGTAAAGTCGGGCTCCGTGGGAACAGGTGGTTGTGGAGGGAGGGTAGAATCGTTAGTAACGTACATCATCGACTGGGTGAAACTTTCTTCGGGCATATGTTCGGAAACTTGGGCCAGTCGAGATGCAGACATAATTGACCCTTGGCTGGATGGCACCGTTCCCTTCATGGGGTTGCTTTCACGCAAGGAATTGGAGACTGAGCTGACCGAGCGCCTCTTCTGTTCACGATCCATCTTGCGAATTTCGCTGCCAATATCCGCCGAGCTCGAGCTGAGTTGTTCGGCACTCCTTTCCAGCCTCTCTACATTATTCAAATAAGCACCTTGTAGCGATTGAAGATCCGGAGTAGGATGGCTGAGAGGGACGGGTGTATCAGTGGTCGGAGATCGCAGGGGAGGTTCAGGGGAGCCGGCGTAGGCAGCTCTAGTGTCTAGCGGCGCAACGCAACGGAGACTATTAGACCTCCGGCTTGTCGGAGGATCGGCGAGGTCGTagtcatcttcctcaaccaTGTCATAGCTTGTGGAGGTCATGGACCGGATCAACGAACCTAACCGGCCCATGCTGGAATCCTCGGCAGTTTTGGCTGGCTGCAGATAAGTCCCTCCACCAATATGATCGACATCTAAAGGAAGTTGTTGGAACGTCGACTTGTGCGGCGACGGGCTCTGGGAGACATCAGAATCGGTCGCGTTGGAAGCCACCTCGTGGTCGGCTTGAGAAACGGCGTTGTACGCCATTATGAGATGTGGTTGAGGATGGCAGGGCGCAATCAAGGGCCATCAAGGGAAAAGCACTTTTGTCGTGTGAtccaccaaaaaaaaaaaaaaaaaaaaaaaaaaaaaaaaaaaaaaaaaaaacaattccaaaagaggggaaagcaaCTTAAGGGAGTTTGGGGTCCCTCGAGGGAGAGATAAGGCGGGAGAGTCCTTCCACAAGGTTATCGCAATCAAATCGGACGTTAGGGATAGAAAGGAAGGGCAAGAGAAATTTTTGGGACACAAgataagaaataagaagagagagaagagggtaAGCAGGTGTGAACAAACaaaaacgaaaaggaaaagggaaaaaaaaaaaaaaaacttgGAAAAGTAGGATTAGGATGACGGATTCAGATTAACAGTACTACTAAAGACGTGCAAAACAGGGCATGAGAGTTGTCATctcatacatacagtaccATACTTACTGCTGCTGGATGGTGAACGGAATTGGGTAAATCCAGAGGGAATGAAGTACAGTATACTGTACGGAATACTGTGTGTATcactgtacagtatgtacctATTTTTGTGTATGGTCAGTGGAATGTAGGTATCCACCAATTCCCCCCTTATAAGACACTTAAAGtatagtagtaatagtagtatTGTCCATTCTTGTTATGTTTCCACCGTTGGTTCCTTTCGCACGGTTGATTtgtatttttatatttatttttctcttttttttctttttccgtttTTTCTTAGGTGAGCTAAATTTGGATCATGAGGGGAAAACAGACTAAATTATCCGCCACCATGTTTACTTTCAACCCTAGGGCCTATTAAGCCCGATGCGACAAGTACATATCTTTACCTCACCCGCACTTGGGAAtgcaagaaaggaaaataatcTCGAATCGTAATACTAATTTACAATCCTAAAACTATATTGACAGTCAGTCACATTCACACGCATTAAACTTGTCACCTTTGCAGGGACTGCCTGCTTGCAGACGATAAATCTCTGCAAGATATGATACGTCAGGCTTGAGACACCGGATATAGCAATTAGTACTCAATTAGATCGACCATAAATCTGGGTCATTAATCGACTCCTGATTTGAGGACGCAGAATTTTATTAGCACAACTACTAATTACAATTAATTGTCTTATCCTCCGCACTACTCCAGAGTACGCTATCGAGTTGCGCCTCGGTCCTGCACGATTAGTGGAAAAGTTTAAATcgaagtactccgtagtaccTTATCTTACCAGTCTTGTATAGTGAAAACTGAGCATCCAACAGATCAAGACGCTTCATATACATAAGACACTCTAATCTGAATGTTTGGGAATATTCCTGGATGCAGTAAATCCACTCGGGAGTAGCGGCTTGGCGCTAGTGGTTTATGGAAATTCCGTGTTCTagaccctttcctccttgaACTGGTGTATTACTTGACTCCACTGCACATTTTCAATCGTTCCTCTTTCAAGGGACACTTACGGAGCACAGAGTACAGCATCAACAGATATGTTATAATAAATACGGCAGAGGTATACATTAGTCTAAAAGAGGACTACTTAAGACTTGCAAGGAGGACGAGAGAGCACTTACTGGTATCTACTGAAATTCTATTATACACTATGCAAGGGTCTGTTATTTTCCACTTACCAGTACATCCATGTCCACACTATATGACTACTAGTGGCATTAAAGTGCTTATGAGATGTATATTTACTTTTTATATTCTGAACCACAGGCATTATCCTCTATTCGAGAACTGTGATACAATAGCATCAAACTTGTTCTTCCGCTGTGTTTTGTCCTGCATTGGACTGACAAGCGGGCATTACTGATGACACTTCTTGCAGACGATGTACAAGTTATCTGTCTTTAGTCGGCCATACTTGCAGCAATGAGGGGTTTACTCCACAGTGCTAtctcttgatgatatctgcttggccttggctAAAAGCACTCGGTTACAATCTATACCGTATCAGTCGTCATATTTCCACTAGTATAGTCAAGATTGATACTAGGTAGGATAAGTATAACTATATCGAAGTACAAGCACATGCAGAATAGTAGCTTCGTAGCCCGTCATTGAGACAATAtacagaaaaataaatagatcaTGCAGGTTGATATAAAGGTAACATGCAATAACGATAGGTAACAACCCCTGAGCATGCAGCAGACATGCTCAATAAAAAGCGCATAATATCTAGGGTTTGGGCCCTGGGAGGCATAGGAAAGGGTTGCCTAAGGAGCGATACAGTACAAGGTAGCCCATAGGATACCCTTTTAAGTTGCTGATATCCCTTCTCATGTATCAAAAGA encodes:
- a CDS encoding uncharacterized protein (predicted protein) — translated: MAYNAVSQADHEVASNATDSDVSQSPSPHKSTFQQLPLDVDHIGGGTYLQPAKTAEDSSMGRLGSLIRSMTSTSYDMVEEDDYDLADPPTSRRSNSLRCVAPLDTRAAYAGSPEPPLRSPTTDTPVPLSHPTPDLQSLQGAYLNNVERLERSAEQLSSSSADIGSEIRKMDREQKRRSVSSVSNSLRESNPMKGTVPSSQGSIMSASRLAQVSEHMPEESFTQSMMYVTNDSTLPPQPPVPTEPDFTYHDQYSHIPGEIQRPSSAASGDTFQQARVLFTDFDGVHYVPHDKGQELGRQVPLTRPPLASRPETYKEPRTGEDMVYYPAPVPMMLNLPPRLSQKPNPEREKRRTQLLGSVTAENRKSAPWLSGRALGDATDPKREKQPANLPPQLRASVFFEQPATPLDVEVKEASAVATLDSILDASTNAPVTAFTDHPYAGPVGSEVYAKHKASSKDLAAQKKKHMSRSTLRVDHPSSDSDARASSIASHPLYHQTEADAADMHEGTSLREGAHDRDDVEHDPQKDEGEETNEQEVPFTGPPSTLLAELEMRKHELRQRSRTAANSAGMHSTLLQLEAVAQKQSEHRKHRPVTLAWEGPDVNKPEDDGDDDVPLGMLFPEKATAADDNRPLGLMERRELEESEPLSRRRARLRGEPPPPPRTPDHRPTTMYAQNAQEPAGGDSGDEGETLAERLKRLKGKDRRKSVTGSEFADEILAEVDHMNGNDKEKGDEGAAEEETLAQRRARLQKEAESRNSTLKVPRYRRSMADLLHARRPAPGGRPASREAALHRTSTYQPPYDSRTSLQFSAHPGQPVPSRFAQYQAPARTDSFGYGVVHPNTFYSDAILGMNHLSYVAPHKAVRPGVETGQREIIDRWRQSIV